GTTAATTTGTGTGGCCTTAACACattaaaattatagaaaatGAAAGCCGTTGATTCGCCTTTCGTGAACATCGTAAAAGAACACGTCCCGAAAGCATGCACGTTTCGAATTGATCACAGTTTAAATACGTTACAACTTTATGTGACAATCTAATCATCGCATGCACTATTGTTAACAAATCGATCTAGCGAATGAAATGCCCTTTCCTAAAGATGGTTTTTATTTCGCTGAGAAGTCTGAACAGTGCATGTGCATGTAAATGTTCAGCACACGTTGGCTGGTCGATTCTGCATCCATATTCACTCACTTCCTGTGCTTGTATGTAGAAAAgattatttgaaacatatatagCATTTATAGTTCTCGTGTATAATACCTTTTTGCATTATGATTTTGAGAGGGTTCTCGAAATGTAGGtaagttatgcaccagtcaattgtcaTCCCCCCCTCTAGGTCCGGAGAAGATcggggattttgactttcggtccagccaaactGCTGATAAAATTCCCGCCAGAAGCCCCCGCACCCTGGAGACATTCCtcgctattttcggcgcaaaaacaaaacaaccgcATTCATTCGGCACTGCGTCCCATTTGCCCCGCTATCCCgtgtatacccccggacctggggggggggggggcgtggttacaattgactggtgcattagtgcGATATTCCACACCATGGTACAATGTTTGCTGACaggcatttatttttaatagagAAATTGCCATTATTGCCATTCCAATCTATTCTCCGGCTgaaattaatctttttttacACACGAGCCGTTTTTGGTTCAAGTGAAATTGCCTATACAGACAATTATCCGCACACAAGAGAGCAGTGTAGGCGTCCGTTTTGTATAATTGtagtttttgataattatttctCATTTATTATTGTTCACGGCAAATTGGTGTGGGCCTATAAGATTTTATGCCCATGATAAAGATTCAGAATCCTTAATAATCAATCAAGTGAATGTACTTAAATATGCGATGGAGGAGGCTAAATTAATGTCGCAATACGCAGTAGCATTGTATCATTAGCTAATTCCCATCCTTTGcaataatcaaacaaaaatactgGAAAATAGTTTGAAATACCAGTCAATAAATTCGTAAAAACCGCATACGCAAATGTATCTATTAAGATAGATAAACAAaggaaatgatcatttattcgTATATAGGTGTATAACATCAATCCAACCAATCGTCATTCAGACTGTTTTAAGCTGTGTGACAAACTTGCCGCTGGGAGCACGAGGAATTAAAACTATGTCCTCCTTTAGCGAACAGGGACCTTATTCGCCAATCCTCAATGTTGAAAGAAAATCATCCGGGATTGTTTCGTTGCTAGCCGGAGATggactttaaaattattttgttttcatttgggAGATATAAAAGCAGGTGAGTGTGTCTGTTTATGAAGTTAGGTCTATGGTACATATCTGACCCAgtgacaaataaatataaatgttcagGGACGGACGGATCGCACTTCTATTTGTAAACATTGGCAAAAACTCGGGCACTAAGGTACTGTGACAGACtctttcttgtttgtatttgttcaCTATGTACTTAATCGTTCACAGTCGTAATATTTTGTTGACTAAATCGCCTGAGGATATTTTCTCTATGTTTTTACTCATTGCAGTACTTGTCAGCTGCTCCTGGGAGAGCAATTAATTATTTCCAAGATTGGTCATTGTCACGGCTGTTAATCCTCCAATATATATACCAGTGGGATTTCATGCATTTAAATGACTAAATCACGATCGCAGTTGATAACTTATGGTAAACAAAGACGACTGAACACCTTGTATACAGATTGCATCGTATCATCAACGATCGTGACTTGACGGACATGCAGGAATGTAGTTTTTACTGACAACTCTTGGATATTGTGTCTGAATCGGCACTTAAGAATAACCGCAAATGTTCTCTGCGTTGTTTACGTGGGCAAATCAACATTACTgtggaaaataattatttatttttatatctcaCATAACTTTAATAATTTATCTTGCAATTTTCTGAGAATTGCAATATACTTGTTTCACGGGTATTTAAAGccttaattatttcattaacttCAATACACAGACTTCTTGAAACCACACCACTGTCACTTGACAGTAACGTCACAAATGCAGAAGATCTGCTAGCATTTCTTAATACTCCAGCATAGAAAGCTGATATTAGTTTTTAGTATTGATATCAACTATTTTATATGTCAGTGACAGTGAATATATAAGAAGCCAGAACTGTTTCCAGTGAGCATCATGTCGTTATGGAGACCGGTGCTAGTGACGTTGGGGATACTATCGGTTGTCAGGATGAGAGACACACTTCCGGTGCTACCAGACGCCATTTTAAGTAGCGGGGAGCAAGCggtaaaacacatttaattatatCGATACGCtgcttgtaaaataaataataaggaCTTAAACACATCTCACCCAGGTTACAGCTCAtttgaatgtttctatttttctcGTTCTAAATTGCAGTTCCATCTATGTTAACACGTATCAAGCGCTAAGTCTTTAATGATACTTAATTGTGTAAACTCGCCTATTTTATACAATTAGTGTATAAAACCCTACGTTCTTAGCATGCATGTTTTCACATTGCCAACCAACCGGAAATGTTTATGTGGAAAGCAGGTAACTTTTTGGTGTGGTTTCCTTGAAGCGGCAGCCAATTAGCAGTTATTCATGATTGGATAAacattgaccaatcaatgaacgTTAAGGACAACTTTTACCAAACCAAAAACTAAACCggttttaaacaattggctCCCGACGGATGTACCTCATATAACCAGTTTCCTCCTAgatttatagtttatatttgcCGTATGAATAAAAACGAATCACATAATCGTAATATTGGAATGGTTGATCATTTCAGGAACGTCCAGTGCCAATTGCCAACCATGATCCGCTGGAAAATATCGGTACGTGATTGAGGGAACAATTTAAATCGGGCATACTACAGTCAATGCTGTACACCATTGGTCATTAAAGTTTGAACCCATTGGTCATCTTTACAATGCACGTATCGCACGATCTCTTTTTTCGAATGGATATTTCAGAGTAGTAAAATAAtctatttaaaaagtttatgtGTTACAGTTAAGGcaaaatttgtttgattttgcaAGTAAAACCGCAAGTGTAATTTGTGACATGTACTTATTATTGAACTATACTTCTTGAAAAAATATCGACTGTATATCGCTATCCTAATGTACATAGTGTTTTGAAAACTAACAcaattaaatgctaaataaataactttataacTTCGAAGAATGATTCTTTAAAAATCATATGCCAAATCGCTTGACTTAATAAACTTGCCAAACCagtataagtacatgtatgaatgACCACTCTTGTAGATGTTGAGATGCCGACGAACAACTTCCTGATCGAAGGAGACGTATGGATCTCGAGGCCATCCCCGAGGGCGGAATATCCAGCCATAGTGAGCCTTTTTCAGGTCTTCTTTAGCATCCAAACAATTTCCAGATTGTTATAATATAGTTCGCAAAGGGCGATAACCGACTTCTGTTTTTAATCTtcaaagacatttcaatatcaatttGGGTCATTCTTGGAGACAAtgtcggaaataaaaaaaagtttattctGGCATATTCTCTTCTCCAACTAACAGTTCGCTTTGGACGAAGAGTTGATGCCAATTTGAATCAAGTACTTGTACACTAGAAATGGATGTTTCAAGTCAATTGCgtgtaacaaaacaattaacagTTTATGTAGCATTTCTCGTACACCGGAGAAAATCGTGCTGTCAACAGTCTGAGTTTTTGATGATTGTTGACTGCCGCTCCGGAGGTCATATAATTTTAACGCCATATCTTATTgaacaattatgacattttgttATTGCCTTAACCATCCTAAATACCGAATTCCCTGTAAATAATCCTAGTACGTTTATCCTAAGGACACGGTaatcaattataaaaacaacagacaCTTTTCGATAAGTTCATGtccaatttgaaataaaacagttttgacatttgcTAATCAGACAAATTTAGGAGTTTGAAATCTTGTAAGTGTCATAGTTTCTTTTGTGTGAAATGAACTTTTAGCCAATATTTAAGATTAACACAAAGTTCAGGgggaaaatgtttttttttttcaattcgcGACGTTTAACATGCTAGTAGAATAACTTCCGTAGTATAAAGTGccgttcatttttttttcagaccaAAGATGCCGGACTTGGCGCGAGAGTCCCTAGCATAAATTCACACCAGGTTTGCAAGACTTATAATAACTATGTTCTCCAAATTGAGTAAGTTATTAAGTAAATGATTTTCCCAACATCGTGCCCAAGTGCCAATATACACAAGTACCTTGACTGCTCAACTGTTTTGGAAGACGTTACCATACGATGCTCAACATTTAATGATCAGAGGGCTGATAAAACTTTACATTGGTCTGGCGTTTGAATGTTGGTGAACGTCGATAAGTATCTTATTGACACATTTTCACTGCCATTCCTTTATCAAAAGGCATCAAATGTCTGAACAGCAAGAATTCCCTATCCAATCAACAATTCGAACTCGTTGATTCGAACAATTACATTAAATGTACGTTTTCACATCATTTTGCAAGAAGCATTATTAATTTGCAACTATAAGTTAAATtagttaatacatgtatatttctatCCAACAGTCTCGCAATTCCCTGGATTCCCCTGAGATGCTTTGGATGAATCAAACCGTCCCCTACCAATTTGACGTTCTTCTTAGTAAGTGCTGACGGCTCTGTGTTTTTTAGTGATTGTTGAATGTCGGGCCAGAGGTCATCTtctaaaaaacatatttactggAACCATTCTGATATAGTATTTGCCTTTACCATCCTTACAATGCTCATCTCTGTTAATAATCTCGTTTATCCAAAGAACATGGTAACAAGGTAAAAGCAGAGCAAGCTACATTTATAGTTTATTTCTGTAGCATCTGTgtacataataatattataatgcatatacTCTTTTGCACATACAACGCAATGTACACAGCCATTATATATACAACTGTATAAAAATGGTTCTCTAGCACAAACGTTTCACATGTTTCAGCCTCATAACTTTGCTTTGAAGCTTGTAAGATCTCATCTCATGACGTCCAATATGCCACTACAAGCCTGGATTCATTTTCTCTGTTGCGATGGAAATGAAAGTGATAGCATTCGATTTTGCATTGCATGaagatgttaaaaaataaacaatacatgccAAGCTTGAGCACATAACAATGCGGCATTTCTCCTTGCTCGTGCGTTGTCACACAACGTATTTTGTGCAAAGTGTTACAGTTAAACTTTTTTTGCAGACGAAACTGAATTGTTAACCGTAAGGGAGGCGATCTCAGACATACAGGGGCTGACCGGGGGTGACTGTGTCAAGTTCGTACCAAAGCGCCCCAGCGACCGCGACTTCATTTACATCACTTCCAGGAACACCGGGTACATGCACCTAGACAAGATGTGATTATGATCCCTAGTGGGTTGTTGCCGTGTTCCATTGTCTATGTCTGCCCTCAATATTGCATTGTATCTAAATATAGGTCAAATTATGACTTTCTAcccaaatttgaaatatatccTGTCTGCCACAATCGTAGATAAACAAAACCGGGCCTTCATTTACTTTATACTTCCGTCGTATGTCAAATCCAACCGGAGGTTAAGCATCCAAGTACGCATTGACTGTTTACTTCTTTATCTGCGTAACGGCGCGGACCAATGATGACGTTGCTTGACGCCAAAATCGCACATAGTAGACAACTTCATGTTGTGTAATGATAGTTTACTATTATTTCGTTTTAGCTGTTTCAGCAAGGTGGGAAGACAAGGCGGGAATCAGACGGTAACAGTGTCACGTGTTTCCGCTTGTGTTACACGTGGCATCGTCATGCACGAACTTTTGCACGCGCTTGGATTCTGGCACGAGCACACGAGAATTGACAGGGATGAATATATAGAAGTCGTGGAACTAAATATACTTTACAGTAGGTTACCACATTTGAGACAGCCTCTGTTGTACACATATAGCACCAATGCGGACCTATGGCCCATAAGTACTAACCACGAGTTTCTTTAtgatttttaagtaaaatgataatatatggTATATTTAGTTCTGACTTCCATAACTTAATGTAGATATTTATTATGTTCACTACACATTACAcgaaaggtaatatataacgtgttcgctgaagttctttaccTAGGCTACGGTAAATTCGATTATCGCTGATGTCAGTCAAAAGCTCCTCAACGATAACTTCGATTATATTCGATTATCGCGGCATAATTAgatgttaatgtattttttttccatttcagaTCACAAGACAGACTTTCATGTTAATAAGAACGCGAAAATTCTAGTCCCAGAGTATGACTACTATTCGGTgatgcattgtaaaacaaaccAGTTTTCTATCAGCGATAACCTTAAAACAGTTCGTATTAAAGATCCTACAGTAAATGAAGCTTTAGTTGGACAAAGACTTAACTTAAGTTCCAAAGATGTTTTGAGAATAAAGCTTTTATTCGGCTGTGATACACAACTAACAAAGTCGCCATCTAGTCGTGATATTGATCCGTCCATTGAGGATTTATTTGGTGGTGCTCATTTTAATTCGCCGGAATCAACATGGCAGTACCGGGATCATTGGACAAGTGCAAGGTTCAACCCAAAAGTGACTCCAGTTAAACGTTGGCCAACGTCTTTCAATAAACCAGTGTCGGGTAATATATTTAGCGTTACCAGAAATGCATATTCTAGAGGTACAGATAGAACATCGAGAACCACGAGAGTTAGAACATCTCTGTCGACAGCAAATACAAAAAGATTCACCGACTTCTTATTGCAGGACAATGAGAACCCGAGCCTTCGTTAGCTGATCGTTGTCAAACAACGCagttcaaattgttttaaattgtttagttttaaaattgttactgagtattaaatgttgtttatcaAGAATTATCTTACCCTTAAACATTGTAATCGAGTGTAATAAAGATTAGATAAGAAATGCTCAAGTTAAATAGCAGTCAAAGCGAGTTTGGCCAATCTTTGACAAACCAAGGGCAATAACTCGAGGGTTAAATAGTGCTATCTGACTGTTGGTCAAACTTTGTCATCTTATTACACCcttaaacattttaaccatATTTGGTAAACATGGGAATCAATATGAAATGCTCTAGCTAGAGAGCGGAAAGGCGAATTTGGTCAAACTATGACCATTGAAATGCCATAACTCTGAGGTAATTAAGTGATCTGGCCGTTGTTTGAACTCAGTCGTGATAGTATGCCAATAAACGGTGTAACCGAGTTTGATGGATAACACATGCTTAAGTAAGAGACCAGAGATGTATTCGTTACGCCGACGACGCGGACGACTCGTCGGACTATAAGATCCCTATATGATAATGTGTCTGTCAAGCTACGCAGGCTACATAGTAAAAACAAAGACAGATCGATAGAAAGAacactttaaacagtttaaagatGTTTGGCAATTAAAAAGCATCGATATGCTTTTACATACGTCAAGACCGATAGTCCTATTGTATATCTTGAGTTTATCATTCCTGCCATTGCGTTGATTagttatcatttataaatactgtACTTCCCTTCAAATGTCCTTGTTTTCTAAGTAGTACCTCATATTGCTACTTCAGTCCTAATAAATCCAAACTGATACAATGCACCTCTTCATGGTATGTTAACACTATGTTATACGCAAACCTGGACCAAAATACCAACACTAGGGAGCAATCATGGCAATGACATTATTCATGCCATGTCCATCAACTTTAAAGACAAACCCTTGAACATCGGACAATCTTCGCCATGAAACTCGTGCACGTGCTTTATAATACCATATACCATATTCTGATGGAGTCGCATAGGATGATTTAGCACTTTTGAAATAACCTAACCGAGTTTAATTGACAATTGAACTATTATAGCTGGTGTGTTCATTCCTGGCTCTTATTAACCACGTACTTGATATAACTTAACACAATAGAAACTCACATTTCATGtgtaattttatgaataaacaaatagttttacAAACATAGTTCATGTAATTTTGCAcgtttttaaatttgaatgtttaacaaaatgttcaaagagaatatatatgtatcacagTCTGTATTTCCAGCCATTGTTGGATTGTGCCATTCCCTAAACGAAGGCTCTGCCACATGCATGTCATTCAATACTCCTTTTCCTCCTCCTCTTTATTTCCCGACGGTGGGTCCCATGGTTGTGGGCGTTACTATGGTCCTCCAAGTCATTGTGGTCCCGGTGTAGGGGGTGGTGGGGAACGTGCGGTGGGTGGGAGGCGGCGTGATGGGGGGAGGGGCTTTATGGAAGGCATAGACGTCAGTGGTTATGGCCTGGAAGATGATGATCGACGACACCAGGAATATGTACCAGTACTTGTCTGCACTCTGAAAGAATCAACAATCGTTACATGTGTGTGTGTCAGAATGTTTGCTAAAATATAACCTGACATTGCAAACACATATttctaaacataaataatgcatGACGGAATAAGGATAGATAGGTGTTCTCAATTGCTATGTatgaaatgcaaaaaatagTAAGAAACAGTTTCCTACCAATTCACTCTTTCTGTACCACCAATTCTGTAATAAAATTTAAGGCAGTTACACACTAGTATTCATTCAAATGAAACGCATAGAATGACGGCAAGTCAATGCATATTCgttatgtgtatgttgttatattataatcttgtaaaatatataaaaatagttgagaaatattgttataatttacTTACACAGACTATACTGACCATTCCACtgactgaaaaaaacacacacttataaTTAATAATCATTCTGATTTCATCCAATTAAGCACAATATCTTCGAGAAACTTGAATTGTATATGGTTGTGAGAATTAGGGTTTCGAAATCCTAAATGCATTGAACTAATACATATGATATTTCGTAAACTAGAAGAGACAGATGAACGAACTGCCCTGATTTTAATGTAATTGTTAATATGCATGCGTGTAAACATGACATATTTTTATGACATAACTATACTTACGTAAAAGATTTATTGCAAGCAGAAAGTGTGAGCTATCTTCCTTGATTCCTTGAACTATGCATATAGTAAATGAgatctgaaaaataatttcttaatcatgtattttcaaatttcGTTGACACAGTGCACCGATCATATACTTATTTTTGACAAAGAAATGTGTGAAACgattttaaaagtgt
Above is a genomic segment from Mya arenaria isolate MELC-2E11 chromosome 2, ASM2691426v1 containing:
- the LOC128242571 gene encoding zinc metalloproteinase nas-14-like isoform X2 — encoded protein: MSLWRPVLVTLGILSVVRMRDTLPVLPDAILSSGEQAERPVPIANHDPLENIDVEMPTNNFLIEGDVWISRPSPRAEYPAITKDAGLGARVPSINSHQSRNSLDSPEMLWMNQTVPYQFDVLLNETELLTVREAISDIQGLTGGDCVKFVPKRPSDRDFIYITSRNTGCFSKVGRQGGNQTVTVSRVSACVTRGIVMHELLHALGFWHEHTRIDRDEYIEVVELNILYNHKTDFHVNKNAKILVPEYDYYSVMHCKTNQFSISDNLKTVRIKDPTVNEALVGQRLNLSSKDVLRIKLLFGCDTQLTKSPSSRDIDPSIEDLFGGAHFNSPESTWQYRDHWTSARFNPKVTPVKRWPTSFNKPVSGNIFSVTRNAYSRGTDRTSRTTRVRTSLSTANTKRFTDFLLQDNENPSLR
- the LOC128242571 gene encoding zinc metalloproteinase nas-14-like isoform X1, producing MSLWRPVLVTLGILSVVRMRDTLPVLPDAILSSGEQAERPVPIANHDPLENIDVEMPTNNFLIEGDVWISRPSPRAEYPAIVSLFQTKDAGLGARVPSINSHQSRNSLDSPEMLWMNQTVPYQFDVLLNETELLTVREAISDIQGLTGGDCVKFVPKRPSDRDFIYITSRNTGCFSKVGRQGGNQTVTVSRVSACVTRGIVMHELLHALGFWHEHTRIDRDEYIEVVELNILYNHKTDFHVNKNAKILVPEYDYYSVMHCKTNQFSISDNLKTVRIKDPTVNEALVGQRLNLSSKDVLRIKLLFGCDTQLTKSPSSRDIDPSIEDLFGGAHFNSPESTWQYRDHWTSARFNPKVTPVKRWPTSFNKPVSGNIFSVTRNAYSRGTDRTSRTTRVRTSLSTANTKRFTDFLLQDNENPSLR
- the LOC128245610 gene encoding uncharacterized protein LOC128245610, with the translated sequence MADSSGKVTGVDSNAIYYEVSPTIICILRLYNVLTLLMVLISFTICIVQGIKEDSSHFLLAINLLLSGMVSIVCNWWYRKSELSADKYWYIFLVSSIIIFQAITTDVYAFHKAPPPITPPPTHRTFPTTPYTGTTMTWRTIVTPTTMGPTVGK